ATCAATATAAAGCTTAAGCTAACGATTGTGCTTATAACCCACGAGCTTGATGTCCTTCAGCATATCTGTAATAACGTCGCTGTTATTGAACAAGGCAGAATTGTTGAGACGGGAACCGTAGATAAATTTTTCCTTAATCCGGAGAGCGATACGGCGCGCAGATTCGTGAATATTATCGAGTACTATCGTCAAAGGCGGCATGTCATAGAGGGAGTAGGTGCTGGCATATGAGAGACGATCTGCTTGATCTACTATGGAATGCTTTTTGTCAGACGCTCTATATGCTCGTATGGTCATCATTTTTCTCTATTATATTAGGTTTATTGCTTGGAATAACGCTAGTGGTTACGGAAAAAGGGAACGTGCTAGAGGCGCGGATAGTCCACAGGATTGTTAGCGTCATTATTAATGGAGTGCGTTCGCTCCCATTCATTATATTAATCGTTCTGCTTTTACCTGTTGCGAGATGGGTAGTAGGTACCTCACTTGGACCTACTGCTGCGATTGTCTCGTTATCCATCGGGGCAGCCCCCTTCCTTGGGCGAATCATTGAGAGCTCTCTGAAGGAAGTGGCTTTGGGCAAAATCGAAGCGGCTAAGGCCTTTGGGGCTTCTCCCTTCGACATTATTTTCCGAGTATTAATTCCTGAGGCTTTACCAGCATTAGTTCGGAGTCTGACTATTGCAATTATCGCAGTTACTGAGCTAACAGCGGTAGCTGGGGCCATAGGAGCAGGAGGACTTGGGAGTCTCGCCATCAGGTTTGGTTACATGAGATTCAGGGAAGATATTATGTTTTCTACCGTGGCTATTATTATTTTGATGGTGCAGATCATTCAGTGGACAGGCGATTATATTGCTAAATCGATTAACAGAAGACGTTATAAACTGGATTAGTAAAGGACTTGTATTCAATGATTCTAGGTTTCACAGCTTCAACAAATAGATACAAAAATAGAGAGTGGGAGTGAGAGAGAATGTCCAAGAAAAGCTTGTTTGTCCTGATTTCGTTATTTGTTATTTTTAGTGCGGTGGTCACAGGGTGCGGTTCGAACAACAAAAAAAATGAATCATCTCCATCACCATCAGCTGCAACATCTAATTCACCGGAGGCATCGGAATCCAATAGCCCGTCCCCGGAACCAGAACCAGAGGTTACTCTTAAAGTGGGTGCGGCAGCAGTACCTCACGCGGTTATCCTAGAGCATATTAAGCCAGCG
This portion of the Cohnella abietis genome encodes:
- a CDS encoding methionine ABC transporter permease, which translates into the protein MRDDLLDLLWNAFCQTLYMLVWSSFFSIILGLLLGITLVVTEKGNVLEARIVHRIVSVIINGVRSLPFIILIVLLLPVARWVVGTSLGPTAAIVSLSIGAAPFLGRIIESSLKEVALGKIEAAKAFGASPFDIIFRVLIPEALPALVRSLTIAIIAVTELTAVAGAIGAGGLGSLAIRFGYMRFREDIMFSTVAIIILMVQIIQWTGDYIAKSINRRRYKLD